The Flavobacterium sp. 1 genome contains the following window.
ACTACTGGTTTTTCTACAATAGCACCTACAGATAGAATTGCAGAGTTTGGCTGGTTTATAATAGAATTAAATTCAGTTATGCCAAACATTCCAAGATTAGAAACAGTGAAAGTGCTTCCTTCCATTTCTGCTGGTCCAAGTTTTTTGTTTTTAGCTCGTCCTGCAAGATCTCTAACACTTGCTCCAATTTGAGATAAACTCATTGCATCGGTAAATCTTAGTACTGGAACTACTAATCCATCTTCAACAGCTACAGCTACACCAATGTTAACGTGGTGATTGATGATGATAACATCTTCTTTCCATTGTGAGTTGATTTTTGGGTGTTTTTTCAATGCTAATGCACAAGCTTTGATTACCATATCATTGAAAGAGACTTTGGTATCTGGAATGGAATTAATAACAGTTCTTGATTGCATAGCATCATCCATTGCAACTTCAATTACAAGATTGTAATGAGGTGCAGTAAATAATGATTCAGCCAAACGTTTCGCAATGATTTTACGCATTTGCGAATTTTTGATTTCTTCCGTAAAAACTTCTCCTGCTGGTACAAAAACTTTTGGAGCTTCTGCTTTTGCAGTTTCTGAAGTTTTTGGTGTGTTATTAGTGCTAGCGACAGCTGGCGTAAAGTTTTCAATATCGCTTTTTACGATGCGTCCGTTTTCACCTGATCCTTTTACTTGTGTTAATTGAATTCCTTTATCGCTTGCTATTTTTTTAGCTAATGGTGATGCCAAAATTCTTTTTCCGTCGCTAACAATTTCAGTTACTGGTGCAGTATTTTCGGCAACCGGTGCTTTTGTATCTTCTTTCGCTGTAGTAACAGTAGTCGCTCCTCCTGCTTTATAGTTTTCTGCGATTCCGCTAATATCTGTTCCTGCAGGTCCTATGATAGCTAAAAGACTATCTACAGGAGCTGTATTTCCTTCTTGAATTCCAATGAATAGCAAAGTTCCTTCATTGAAAGATTCAAATTCCATTGTTGCTTTATCAGTTTCGATTTCTGCAAGTATGTCACCTTCAGCAACTGAGTCTCCTACTTTTTTCAACCAAGAAGCTACTGTTCCTTCGGTCATAGTATCACTCAAGCGAGGCATTGTTACTACAATAACTCCTTTTGGTAAAGATGCTGCTGGTGCAGATGGTGTTGCTTCGGCAGATTTTACTTCAGTAATTGCAGGTGTTGAGCCTGCTGCCGCTGGTGCAGTAGCTCCTCCAGCAATTAAAGCTGAAACATCTTCACCTTCTTTTCCAATAATTGCTAATAAAGAATCTACAGGAGCAGTTTCGCCTTCTGGGATTCCAATATATAAAAGTGTTCCTTCATTGAAGGATTCAAATTCCATTGTTGCTTTGTCGGTTTCAATTTCTGCTAAGATATCGCCTTCGCTTATTTTGTCTCCTACTTTTTTAAGCCAAGCTGCTACCGTTCCTTCTGTCATAGTATCGCTCAAGCGAGGCATTGTTACAATTGTTGCCATAATTGATTTATAATTTATGAGGTGTGAATGGATAGTTTTCTTGGTCGTACACTACATCGTATAATTGTTGGATTTCTGGGTAAGGAGATTCTTCAGCAAATTGAACGCATTCTTCAACTTTATCTTTTACTCTTTGGTCAATTACTTCGATTTCTTCTTCTGTAGCGTATTTTTGATCTAAAATCACATCCAAAACTTGAGTGATTGGATCTATTTTTTTGTATTCTTCAACCTCTTCTTTAGAACGGTATAATTGCGCATCAGACATTGAGTGTCCTCTGTAACGGTATGTTTTCATTTCAAGAAATGTTGGGCCATCACCACGTCTAGCTCTGTCAATTGCTTCTGTCATTGCTTCAGCAACTTTTACAGGATTCATTCCATCAACTGGTCCGCATGGCATTTCGTATCCTAAGCCTAGTTTCCAAATATCAGTATGGTTTGCTGTTCTTTCAACAGAAGTTCCCATTGCATAACCATTATTTTCTACTATGAATACTACAGGAAGTTTCCATAACATTGCCATGTTGAAAGCTTCGTGCAATGAACCTTGGCGAGCAGCTCCATCTCCAAAATAAGTCATGGTAACTCCGCCAGTTCCATTGTATTTGTCTCCAAATGCTAAACCAGCTCCCAATGGAATCTGACCGCCTACAATTCCATGTCCGCCATAAAAACGGTGTTCTTTTGAAAAGATGTGCATTGATCCACCCATTCCTTTAGATGTTCCAGTTGCTTTTCCTAAAAGTTCTGCCATTACGCGTCTTGGGTCGACACCCATACCAATTGGCTGAACGTGATTTCTGTATGCAGTAATCATTTTGTCTTTTGTCAAGTCCATAGCATGTAAAGCTCCTGCTAAAACAGCCTCTTGACCATTATATAAGTGTAGAAAACCTCTAACTTTTTGCTGAATGTATAATGCTGCAAGTTTGTCTTCAAACTTTCTCCAAAGCAGCATGTCTTCATACCACTTTAAATAAACTTCTTTTGTAACTTCTTTCATCTGAAATAATTCTTTTGCTTAAGTGTTATTGTTTTATCAATCATGACCTAGTAACGCAAAATAGTTTCCTCACCACAAATTTGCGCCCCAGAGGGGTCGGGATGCAAAAATAAGACATTCCTACTAAGAACTAAAATTTAAAAGCTAATTTTTAGTTCTTTTTTAAAGTAATTTGTTATCAAACATAAAAGGGAGTAAATTTTTTAGGGAATCCGATTGATGTATTTCTCCTGTTTCACCCATATAATATATTTTTATGGGGGTGTTCTGACGAATTTCATATTCGGCAATTGATTGTCTGCAGGCTCCGCATGGAGGAACAGGAATTGATGTAGAATTGTTGTCTGAAGCTGCGGTAATTACTATTTTTAATATAGCAGCTTCAGGATACACAGATCCAGCATGAAATATAGCTACTCTTTCTGCACAAAGTCCCGAAGGATATGCAGCATTTTCTTGATTGGAACCTACTACTATTTTGCCGTTGTCTAACAAAATAGCTGCTCCAACCTTGAATTTAGAATAAGGAGCGTAAGCTTTTTTTCTAATTTCAATAGCTTTTTTCATTAAATTTTGTTCCGTTTGAGGTAATTCTTGAATGGATTCAAAAATATTAATTTTTGAAGTAATCGTTATTTCTTTCATTCGAATATTGTTTAAATGATTCTGTATAATTAGAATAGAACTTTGTAATTTTTGCTACAGCAAATTATCTGTCAATTAAAAACCAAAAAATCCAAACTTCATTATTTTGAAGTTGGATTTTTTGGTTTTTAACTATTCAAAATTATACTAATAGTTTTCATATTTTTCTCCAAAATTGAATGATAAAGAGAAACGTAAAGTATTTTCTAAAGGGTTTTGTACTTTGGATGTGGAGAACAGGTAGGAAACATCTATTTTCACAGTACTGTATTTAAAGCCTGCTCCAAGTGAGAAAAATTCTCTTGCTCCTTTATCTGGACTTTCATGAAAATATCCAGCGCGAAATGAAAAAGCATCCTGATAGATATATTCTGATCCAATAGAGTAGGTGACTTCTTTTAGTTCTTCGCTAAATCCGTTTGGCGCGTCGGTAAACGATTGAAACATTCCTGAGAACCATCCTATTGAATTGTATTCGTTTTTAGCAAGATCATTATCTGTTTTGTCAACTATTCCGTCTCCATTCATGTCAGATCCTTGATAGTTGTCGCCATTATAAGATACTTGAGGAGTAGGAACCATTAATTTACTAAATTCCAAATTAACACCGATTGTGCTGTATTCATCCAGAATGAAATCAAAACCTCCTCCAAGTTTCATATTTGAAGGCAAAAAATTAGCATTTATGTCGTCGTTATCGTAGCTCATTTTAGGTCCCATATTCTGAAAATTAAACCCAGCTCTCCATCTTCCGTTAAAATCGCTGTACGCAATTTCTTCAGACTGATAAAATCCGGAAACATCGACGGCAAAACTGCTTGAAGATGAAGCGTCATTATTGTCTGTTGCTACTTTAAGATTAGAATTAATGAACCTTCCTCCAACTGCCATTGAGAATTTTTCGCTCAATTTTAAAGAATAGGATAAATCAAGCGCAAACTCATTTGGAGATACAGTTTGAACAGGGCTATCAAAATCTTGTCTTAATTCAATATCCCCTAAACCAAAATAACGGAAACTAGCAGCAAATGCACTTTTGTCGCTGTATTTATTGTAATACGTTAACTGCGCTAATGAAATATCATTCACTAAGTCTGTTAAATAAGGAGTGTAGCTTACTGAAAAACCTTGCTGATCGGTGGCAAAGGCATATTTGGAAGGATTCCATTGCTGCGAAAAGGCATCTGGAGAGGATGATACTCCATTGTCTGCCATACCAGCAGCTCTAGCATCTGCAGCTACTAAAAGAAAAGGAACTGCTACTGTAATTGGCCTTTCTTGTGCATGCGTGAAATTAAAAATATAGAAAAATACAATTAATAAAGACGTTTTTTTCATTATAAAAAAAAAATTAAATTGGCATAAATATACTATATTATTAGAGAATAACAAGTTTTTCAATCTTTTCGACTTTCTTATTAGATAAGGTTGCTTTTACCGTGAGTCTATAAACATAAACTCCTTTACCAATTCTATTTCCAAAATCATCTCGAGTGTCCCATGTTATTTCTCGCGATAAAAAACCGGATGTCGTAATAGTTTGATTTTTTGTCCAAACTATTTTTCCAGTAATTGTCAATACTTGAATTTGAACTTCTAATGGCTCATTTGGTTTATTATGTGTAAACCAAAACTCTGTATAATTTACACATGGATTTGGGTAATTTAATACATTTGTTACTGTTACTGTTTCATTGCCAACCACTAAAAATTGTATTTCAGAAGTTGTAGCATTATTATAAACATCCCAAACAGTAAATGTAATTGTATGAAGACCAATTTTTAAATTTCTCAACGGAAAATGTAAATTACCAGTAATATAGCTGTCCAGTTCTGTTTGATAATAGTCGTTCAATATAATAGGATTACTTACATCTCCATCTAATACAGCAACTATATCATGACCTATTCCTCCTGCTGTATTTATACCGCTTTCA
Protein-coding sequences here:
- a CDS encoding pyruvate dehydrogenase complex dihydrolipoamide acetyltransferase, which produces MATIVTMPRLSDTMTEGTVAAWLKKVGDKISEGDILAEIETDKATMEFESFNEGTLLYIGIPEGETAPVDSLLAIIGKEGEDVSALIAGGATAPAAAGSTPAITEVKSAEATPSAPAASLPKGVIVVTMPRLSDTMTEGTVASWLKKVGDSVAEGDILAEIETDKATMEFESFNEGTLLFIGIQEGNTAPVDSLLAIIGPAGTDISGIAENYKAGGATTVTTAKEDTKAPVAENTAPVTEIVSDGKRILASPLAKKIASDKGIQLTQVKGSGENGRIVKSDIENFTPAVASTNNTPKTSETAKAEAPKVFVPAGEVFTEEIKNSQMRKIIAKRLAESLFTAPHYNLVIEVAMDDAMQSRTVINSIPDTKVSFNDMVIKACALALKKHPKINSQWKEDVIIINHHVNIGVAVAVEDGLVVPVLRFTDAMSLSQIGASVRDLAGRAKNKKLGPAEMEGSTFTVSNLGMFGITEFNSIINQPNSAILSVGAIVEKPVVKNGQIVVGNTMMLSLACDHRTIDGATGAQFLQTLKQYIENPVTMLA
- the pdhA gene encoding pyruvate dehydrogenase (acetyl-transferring) E1 component subunit alpha, which encodes MKEVTKEVYLKWYEDMLLWRKFEDKLAALYIQQKVRGFLHLYNGQEAVLAGALHAMDLTKDKMITAYRNHVQPIGMGVDPRRVMAELLGKATGTSKGMGGSMHIFSKEHRFYGGHGIVGGQIPLGAGLAFGDKYNGTGGVTMTYFGDGAARQGSLHEAFNMAMLWKLPVVFIVENNGYAMGTSVERTANHTDIWKLGLGYEMPCGPVDGMNPVKVAEAMTEAIDRARRGDGPTFLEMKTYRYRGHSMSDAQLYRSKEEVEEYKKIDPITQVLDVILDQKYATEEEIEVIDQRVKDKVEECVQFAEESPYPEIQQLYDVVYDQENYPFTPHKL
- the cdd gene encoding cytidine deaminase, which encodes MRMKEITITSKINIFESIQELPQTEQNLMKKAIEIRKKAYAPYSKFKVGAAILLDNGKIVVGSNQENAAYPSGLCAERVAIFHAGSVYPEAAILKIVITAASDNNSTSIPVPPCGACRQSIAEYEIRQNTPIKIYYMGETGEIHQSDSLKNLLPFMFDNKLL
- the porV gene encoding type IX secretion system outer membrane channel protein PorV codes for the protein MKKTSLLIVFFYIFNFTHAQERPITVAVPFLLVAADARAAGMADNGVSSSPDAFSQQWNPSKYAFATDQQGFSVSYTPYLTDLVNDISLAQLTYYNKYSDKSAFAASFRYFGLGDIELRQDFDSPVQTVSPNEFALDLSYSLKLSEKFSMAVGGRFINSNLKVATDNNDASSSSSFAVDVSGFYQSEEIAYSDFNGRWRAGFNFQNMGPKMSYDNDDINANFLPSNMKLGGGFDFILDEYSTIGVNLEFSKLMVPTPQVSYNGDNYQGSDMNGDGIVDKTDNDLAKNEYNSIGWFSGMFQSFTDAPNGFSEELKEVTYSIGSEYIYQDAFSFRAGYFHESPDKGAREFFSLGAGFKYSTVKIDVSYLFSTSKVQNPLENTLRFSLSFNFGEKYENY